In one window of Henckelia pumila isolate YLH828 chromosome 1, ASM3356847v2, whole genome shotgun sequence DNA:
- the LOC140875980 gene encoding RING-H2 finger protein ATL2-like, which translates to MADSDHRVRIETEPSDGFLLSEKLMLAVVGILAAALVYVIGRHVYDRWYFMRLRRRERELQRRRRPGPRIHNVLFGTDDGHMVDRGLERLVLSSLPVFLFPGESHAEEPPTQGCTVCLSEFEKDDILRLLPKCNHSFHVECIDMWFHSHSTCPLCRSRVERVANKPAQSRGRPVGPSSGHGREEGRNGDTAAAEGSPPSPGRFEYYLEDEELSPCTGAGQGLRFSRTRLMTLKRILSMNRKPADGGATCVDLECGELTPELNHSPAPNG; encoded by the coding sequence ATGGCGGATTCGGATCACAGGGTGCGCATAGAGACCGAACCCTCCGATGGGTTCCTGTTGAGCGAGAAACTAATGCTGGCCGTCGTCGGCATACTCGCCGCCGCGTTGGTATACGTCATCGGCCGCCACGTCTACGACCGATGGTATTTCATGCGGCTGCGGCGGCGCGAGAGGGAGCTGCAGCGGCGGCGGCGCCCGGGCCCAAGAATTCACAACGTGCTTTTCGGCACTGATGACGGCCACATGGTAGATCGGGGGCTAGAGCGGCTGGTGCTGAGTTCGCTTCCGGTTTTTCTTTTCCCCGGAGAGTCCCACGCGGAGGAGCCTCCGACTCAGGGATGCACCGTGTGCTTGTCGGAGTTCGAGAAGGACGACATCCTCCGCCTCCTGCCGAAATGCAACCACTCCTTCCACGTGGAATGCATCGACATGTGGTTCCATTCTCATTCGACCTGTCCCCTTTGCCGCTCTCGGGTCGAACGGGTGGCTAATAAACCCGCGCAGAGCCGGGGCAGGCCGGTTGGTCCCAGCTCCGGTCATGGCCGTGAGGAGGGTCGGAATGGCGATACCGCGGCGGCGGAAGGTTCTCCGCCTTCGCCTGGTAGGTTTGAATACTATTTGGAGGATGAGGAGTTGAGTCCGTGCACGGGAGCGGGTCAGGGGCTGAGGTTCTCCAGGACTAGGTTGATGACTTTGAAGAGGATACTTAGTATGAACAGAAAGCCGGCTGATGGCGGAGCCACCTGCGTGGACCTCGAGTGCGGGGAGTTAACTCCGGAGTTGAATCATTCGCCTGCACCAAATGGATGA